In a single window of the Acinetobacter tibetensis genome:
- a CDS encoding SDR family NAD(P)-dependent oxidoreductase — protein sequence MSSHLSTFKNSTALITGASSGIGKAYAQKLASLGIHLILTARSEQKLNELANELQKKYNIQVEVIGLDLAQPHAAQKLFDEVQARKLSVEILINNAGFGKWSKFLDQSAATYNEMMLLNMNSVTSLCYLFLPQMLASKKGIMINIASTAAFQPLPYIAVYGASKSYVLNFTEALAGEYASSGVKFLAVCPGNTETNFTQVANADTRGMKSSSVEDVVSATLVALDQNKTSIIVGCSNYLTAQLPRILSRKKMLHMVERILRDRVLKAS from the coding sequence ATGAGTTCTCATCTTTCGACATTTAAAAATTCAACAGCATTAATTACAGGCGCATCTTCAGGAATCGGCAAAGCTTATGCGCAAAAGCTTGCCTCCCTAGGCATCCACTTAATTTTGACCGCACGCTCTGAGCAAAAACTGAATGAGTTAGCCAATGAACTTCAAAAAAAATATAACATTCAGGTTGAAGTCATTGGTTTAGATTTGGCTCAACCCCATGCAGCGCAAAAGCTGTTTGATGAGGTGCAAGCACGAAAATTATCGGTCGAGATTTTAATTAACAACGCTGGATTTGGAAAATGGAGCAAATTTCTAGATCAATCTGCCGCGACCTACAATGAAATGATGCTGCTCAACATGAATAGTGTAACGTCTTTATGTTACTTATTTTTGCCACAAATGCTGGCGAGCAAAAAAGGCATCATGATCAATATCGCATCGACAGCGGCGTTTCAACCCTTGCCGTATATTGCGGTCTATGGCGCAAGCAAATCTTACGTGCTTAATTTTACTGAAGCACTTGCAGGAGAATATGCATCTTCAGGGGTTAAATTCTTGGCAGTTTGTCCTGGCAATACCGAAACCAACTTTACACAAGTAGCAAATGCCGATACTCGCGGCATGAAAAGCTCTTCAGTCGAAGACGTCGTTTCCGCTACATTAGTAGCCCTAGATCAAAACAAAACATCAATTATTGTCGGGTGTAGCAACTATCTCACCGCTCAATTGCCACGTATTTTGTCTCGCAAGAAAATGCTTCATATGGTTGAACGTATTCTCAGAGACCGCGTTCTGAAAGCATCATAA
- a CDS encoding MerR family transcriptional regulator, translating into MYIGELAALTGTTPKAIRHYEKLGLLPVAKRKGNYRIYAAIDVQSVKMIRLAQAVGFSLAELYDLAVLKYQQNRFPVEVAKALIANKHQQILEHQHALNRLQENLKQLEDEITQTYMTDNSAV; encoded by the coding sequence ATGTATATTGGAGAATTGGCTGCTTTAACAGGCACCACCCCGAAAGCCATTCGGCATTATGAAAAACTCGGTTTATTGCCCGTTGCGAAGAGAAAAGGAAATTATCGTATTTATGCAGCGATTGATGTCCAATCAGTCAAAATGATCCGTCTTGCCCAAGCGGTTGGATTTAGTCTTGCTGAGCTGTATGACCTTGCTGTTTTAAAATATCAACAGAACCGATTTCCTGTAGAAGTAGCGAAGGCTTTAATCGCCAACAAGCATCAGCAAATTTTAGAACACCAACACGCCTTAAACCGTTTACAAGAAAACTTAAAGCAATTGGAGGATGAAATTACCCAAACCTATATGACCGACAACAGCGCTGTATAG
- the tenA gene encoding thiaminase II: MLFSEQLWQRNLDLYQETLALPFNQELARGTLSREAFSHYVIQDAHYLLAYGRALAVCAAKAYEADDVMQFSEAAKIAIVVERSLHDSFMQEFDVSKHQFETTPLTLACHHYTSFLTATAWAESYPVVLAALLPCFWIYAEVGQDIVQQSVPNNPYQAWIDTYAGEEFHTAVRNVIATVNKVAARCDADTLEKMHAAYRMGATLEWLFWDSAYHQRQWLGLDNR, encoded by the coding sequence ATGCTTTTTTCTGAACAATTGTGGCAGCGTAATCTCGACCTCTACCAAGAAACTTTAGCGCTGCCCTTCAATCAAGAGCTTGCGCGAGGCACACTCAGCCGTGAAGCCTTTTCTCATTATGTCATTCAAGATGCACATTATTTATTGGCTTATGGCCGCGCATTAGCGGTATGTGCAGCAAAAGCGTATGAAGCCGATGATGTCATGCAATTTTCGGAAGCCGCCAAAATTGCGATTGTGGTTGAACGTAGTCTGCATGACAGCTTTATGCAAGAATTCGATGTCTCTAAACACCAGTTTGAAACCACACCACTGACCTTGGCTTGTCATCATTACACGTCATTTTTAACTGCGACCGCATGGGCGGAAAGTTATCCTGTGGTACTGGCGGCCTTGCTCCCTTGCTTTTGGATTTATGCCGAAGTCGGTCAAGACATTGTGCAGCAATCTGTACCGAATAATCCGTACCAAGCTTGGATCGATACCTACGCAGGTGAAGAATTCCATACTGCCGTGCGCAATGTCATTGCCACTGTAAATAAAGTTGCTGCACGTTGCGATGCTGACACTTTAGAAAAAATGCATGCGGCCTATCGTATGGGGGCAACACTGGAATGGTTATTCTGGGATAGTGCTTATCATCAAAGACAATGGTTGGGTTTAGACAACCGATAA
- a CDS encoding DUF475 domain-containing protein, producing the protein MMKHFGFSILFTIVCLAISAYWGFTHGPEAGLKTMFTALTITAILAVMEVSLSFDNAVVNASVLRGWDHFWKMIFLTVGIIIAVFGMRLVFPIVIVAVTADMGMLEVVKMALNEPQQYSEKLMAHHAEIAAFGGAFLLLVFLNFFFDEGKDTHWFRWLEHRLANLANVPAMSVFISLIALLIMAANVADAERLLVTMAGIWGIVVYIGVQVLSHLLGGEPEIDEEGNAVAHDASGASTGVIKAGLGGFIYLEVLDASFSFDGVIGAFAITSDVVIIMLGLAIGAMFVRSMTIYLVEKGTLDAYIFLEHGAHYAIGALAFIMLASGTGVHVPEVVTGLIGVAFIVWAIIASIQYRKRQGQHG; encoded by the coding sequence ATGATGAAACATTTTGGTTTCTCTATTTTATTTACGATTGTGTGTCTTGCAATTTCTGCTTATTGGGGCTTTACGCATGGTCCAGAAGCAGGCTTGAAGACCATGTTTACTGCGTTGACCATTACCGCCATTTTGGCTGTGATGGAAGTTTCTTTGTCGTTTGATAATGCAGTCGTAAATGCTTCAGTACTCCGCGGATGGGATCATTTTTGGAAAATGATTTTTTTAACCGTGGGTATCATTATTGCTGTATTTGGTATGCGTCTGGTGTTCCCTATTGTGATTGTGGCAGTAACTGCCGATATGGGTATGCTGGAAGTGGTGAAAATGGCATTGAATGAGCCACAGCAATATTCAGAAAAATTGATGGCCCATCATGCTGAAATTGCTGCCTTTGGTGGTGCATTCTTGTTATTGGTGTTCTTGAATTTCTTCTTTGATGAAGGTAAAGACACCCATTGGTTCAGATGGTTAGAGCACCGTTTAGCCAATTTAGCCAACGTCCCTGCAATGTCCGTCTTTATTTCACTGATTGCGTTATTGATTATGGCAGCCAATGTTGCAGATGCTGAACGTTTGTTGGTGACGATGGCGGGTATTTGGGGCATCGTGGTGTATATCGGTGTGCAAGTGCTCAGTCATTTGTTAGGTGGTGAACCTGAAATTGATGAAGAAGGCAATGCCGTGGCACATGATGCCAGTGGTGCATCTACAGGCGTGATTAAAGCCGGTTTAGGTGGCTTTATTTATCTAGAAGTATTAGATGCCTCATTCAGTTTTGATGGCGTGATTGGTGCATTTGCCATTACTTCGGATGTGGTCATCATTATGCTGGGGTTGGCGATTGGTGCAATGTTCGTGCGTTCAATGACCATTTATTTGGTTGAGAAGGGTACCTTAGACGCCTATATCTTCCTTGAGCATGGTGCGCATTATGCGATTGGTGCCTTGGCCTTCATTATGTTGGCGAGTGGTACAGGCGTACACGTTCCAGAAGTGGTGACGGGTTTAATTGGTGTGGCATTTATTGTTTGGGCTATCATCGCCTCGATTCAATACCGCAAACGCCAAGGACAACATGGTTAA
- a CDS encoding MFS transporter → MMNSLERRSTFALSSIFALRMLGLFMIIPVFSVAGQSYQHATPALIGLAVGVYGLSQAILQIPFSLIADRFSRKPLVVLGLLLFAIGGAVAAMSDSIYGVIIGRAIAGAGAVSAVVMALLADVTREEQRTKAMAAMGMSIGLSFVVAFSLGPWLTSLVGISGLFWVTTIMGLAAIAMLLLVPKVTRHHKNFQQGYLAQLKQVLKMPDLNRLHVSVFTLHLLLTAMFIYVPSQLIEFAQIPLAKHGLIYLPLLVISLFFAFPSIIVAEKYRKMRSIFLTAIAGIILGLITLIFGYESKYILLIGLGLFFIAFNVMEALLPSWLSKVAPIQSKATAMGVNASSQFLGAFFGGTLGGQLLMLNNTALGWSILTAIAIIWLFISFGLAQPRYLSSLVLRLPENKQTDEWTSQLLAIRGIEEVVVMSDQQVAYVKVDKQRIDEAARQHLTHLLGKEVAI, encoded by the coding sequence ATGATGAATTCCTTAGAACGCCGCTCGACCTTTGCTTTAAGCAGTATTTTTGCATTGCGCATGTTGGGGCTGTTCATGATTATCCCAGTCTTTTCCGTGGCTGGTCAGTCGTATCAACATGCGACACCTGCGTTGATTGGTTTGGCGGTAGGCGTGTACGGGCTCAGCCAAGCCATTTTACAAATTCCGTTTAGCTTAATTGCAGACCGTTTTAGCCGTAAACCTTTGGTGGTACTGGGTTTATTGTTGTTCGCCATTGGTGGTGCAGTCGCGGCGATGTCCGACAGCATTTATGGCGTGATTATTGGTCGTGCCATTGCGGGCGCGGGGGCGGTTTCTGCGGTGGTCATGGCCTTACTGGCCGATGTAACACGCGAAGAACAGCGCACCAAAGCCATGGCTGCCATGGGCATGAGTATTGGATTGTCTTTTGTGGTGGCATTTAGTCTGGGACCATGGCTCACCAGTCTGGTGGGAATCTCAGGGCTGTTTTGGGTGACAACCATTATGGGTTTGGCGGCAATTGCTATGTTGCTCTTGGTACCCAAAGTAACCCGACATCATAAAAACTTCCAGCAAGGTTATCTGGCCCAACTGAAGCAAGTCTTGAAAATGCCAGATCTAAATCGGCTACATGTGTCCGTATTTACTTTGCATTTATTGCTGACAGCGATGTTTATTTATGTGCCTTCGCAGTTGATTGAATTTGCGCAAATTCCCTTGGCAAAACACGGTTTAATTTATTTACCTCTGTTGGTGATTAGCCTGTTTTTTGCCTTTCCTAGTATTATTGTGGCGGAAAAATATCGCAAAATGCGCAGTATTTTCCTCACTGCCATTGCAGGCATCATTTTAGGCTTAATAACCTTAATTTTTGGCTATGAGTCCAAATATATCTTATTGATCGGGTTGGGTTTATTTTTTATTGCCTTTAATGTCATGGAAGCTTTATTGCCATCGTGGCTATCTAAAGTTGCACCGATTCAGTCTAAAGCCACAGCGATGGGTGTAAATGCCAGCAGTCAGTTTTTAGGGGCATTTTTTGGCGGTACGTTGGGCGGTCAATTATTGATGCTGAATAACACCGCATTGGGTTGGAGTATCCTCACTGCAATTGCTATAATTTGGCTATTCATCAGTTTTGGTTTGGCTCAACCACGTTATCTTTCATCGTTGGTGTTGCGCTTACCTGAGAATAAACAAACAGATGAGTGGACTTCTCAACTTTTAGCGATTCGTGGTATTGAAGAAGTTGTGGTGATGTCAGACCAGCAAGTGGCGTATGTGAAAGTGGACAAGCAGCGAATTGATGAAGCTGCGCGACAACATTTAACGCACTTGTTGGGGAAAGAGGTAGCCATTTAA
- the ssb gene encoding single-stranded DNA-binding protein, giving the protein MRGVNKVILVGTLGRDPETKTFPNGGSLTQFSIATSDSWTDKSTGERKEQTEWHRIVLHNRLGEIAQQYLRKGSKVYIEGSLRTRQWTDQNGQERYTTEIRGEQMQMLDSNRQQGEGVPSDNAGFNQPRFNNNQNSGYGNNTGYNNNNNQGYGNTGGFNNNPAGGNTQGGYSNTPKAAPSAPTPADLDDDLPF; this is encoded by the coding sequence ATGCGCGGTGTAAATAAAGTTATTTTAGTGGGCACATTAGGCCGAGATCCAGAGACGAAAACTTTTCCAAATGGGGGTTCGTTGACTCAGTTTTCAATCGCAACTAGCGATTCTTGGACTGACAAAAGCACAGGTGAACGTAAAGAACAAACTGAATGGCACCGTATTGTGTTGCACAATCGTTTAGGTGAAATTGCTCAGCAATATTTACGTAAAGGTTCGAAGGTTTATATTGAAGGTTCTTTGCGTACGCGCCAATGGACAGACCAAAATGGCCAAGAACGTTACACCACTGAAATTCGTGGTGAACAAATGCAAATGCTCGATTCAAACCGTCAGCAAGGTGAAGGTGTGCCGAGTGATAACGCAGGGTTTAACCAACCACGTTTTAACAATAACCAAAACAGTGGTTATGGCAATAACACAGGTTATAACAACAATAACAACCAAGGTTATGGCAACACTGGCGGCTTTAATAATAATCCAGCAGGTGGCAATACCCAAGGTGGCTATAGCAATACACCTAAAGCAGCACCTTCTGCACCAACACCAGCAGATTTGGATGACGATTTACCGTTCTAG
- a CDS encoding amino acid permease, whose amino-acid sequence MAGHQTSGANGSQGLHNGLKSRHLTMISIAGVIGGSLFVGSGSIIYNTGPVVFLTYALGGLLVWFIMRMLGEMAVLNPDSGSFSTYADRAIGRWAGFSIGWLYWCTLAMLMGWEAYVAGKILNNWFPFIPIWAYMMVVIVALVAVNLQNVKNYGEFEFWFALIKVIAIVIFLVLGSLAIMHLWPWGNPAASGISNLTSQGFMPNGASSVITALLGVMFAYIGAEIVTVAAAESANPSQEIRKASNSVVWRIILFYVGSMFVAVCLIPHNNELLKDSTWGTYSVTLTALGIPGARHIVNFVVLTSVCSCFNSALYTCSRMLFSLGKRGDAPKSFGTVNRHGSPAVGVIVSCFFSVIAVILTASKSMDVYDVFMLTTGAATLYVYLAIAYSQLRMRKKLEAEGVQIDFKMWMFPYVTYGVIIAIIGAILTMLIEGTYFKEVIYTTVLFGTIVFFGVLSEKLGWGKERRASHLSHSNTEKLV is encoded by the coding sequence ATGGCTGGACATCAAACGTCAGGAGCCAACGGCTCTCAAGGCTTACATAACGGGCTTAAATCTCGCCATTTGACCATGATCTCAATTGCGGGTGTCATTGGTGGTTCTTTATTTGTCGGTTCAGGCAGTATTATTTATAACACTGGACCAGTGGTTTTTCTCACTTATGCTTTAGGCGGTTTATTGGTTTGGTTCATCATGCGAATGCTCGGTGAAATGGCTGTTTTAAACCCTGATAGCGGTTCTTTTTCTACTTATGCTGACCGAGCGATTGGTCGTTGGGCGGGGTTTTCGATTGGTTGGTTATATTGGTGTACGCTCGCCATGCTCATGGGCTGGGAAGCTTATGTTGCGGGTAAAATTTTAAATAATTGGTTTCCATTTATCCCGATCTGGGCCTATATGATGGTCGTCATTGTTGCCTTGGTCGCGGTCAATTTACAAAACGTGAAAAACTACGGTGAATTTGAATTCTGGTTTGCGCTCATCAAAGTGATTGCGATTGTCATTTTCCTTGTGTTGGGTAGTTTAGCGATTATGCACTTATGGCCGTGGGGTAATCCTGCTGCATCGGGTATCAGTAATTTGACTTCACAAGGCTTTATGCCAAATGGGGCATCCTCGGTCATTACCGCCTTACTGGGGGTAATGTTTGCCTATATTGGGGCTGAGATTGTGACCGTTGCCGCAGCAGAATCGGCAAATCCTTCTCAAGAAATTCGTAAGGCTTCTAACTCAGTCGTTTGGCGTATTATTTTGTTCTATGTGGGTTCAATGTTTGTGGCAGTGTGTTTGATTCCACACAACAATGAACTTCTGAAAGATTCGACTTGGGGTACGTATAGTGTAACCTTGACCGCATTAGGGATTCCTGGCGCACGTCATATTGTCAACTTTGTTGTACTCACTTCAGTTTGTAGCTGCTTTAACTCGGCACTGTATACCTGTTCACGTATGTTGTTCTCTTTAGGCAAACGTGGAGATGCACCGAAGAGTTTTGGTACAGTGAACCGCCATGGTAGTCCAGCGGTAGGCGTGATTGTCTCTTGTTTCTTCTCTGTCATTGCGGTGATTTTAACAGCAAGCAAGAGTATGGATGTTTATGATGTATTCATGCTCACTACAGGTGCAGCGACATTATATGTGTACTTGGCAATTGCCTATTCGCAATTGCGGATGCGTAAAAAGCTTGAAGCAGAAGGGGTTCAAATCGACTTTAAAATGTGGATGTTCCCTTATGTGACTTATGGCGTAATCATCGCCATTATTGGGGCAATTCTGACCATGTTAATTGAAGGCACCTATTTTAAAGAAGTGATCTACACCACAGTGTTGTTTGGTACGATTGTGTTCTTTGGCGTATTGTCGGAAAAACTAGGTTGGGGCAAAGAGCGTAGAGCATCTCATTTATCGCATAGCAATACAGAAAAACTGGTTTAA
- a CDS encoding PLP-dependent aminotransferase family protein, whose protein sequence is MRSLLGDHLLQRLQQDTEGKLHQRLFRCLRGAITEGVIQPKTRLPASRDLASEVKVSRNTVLSAYEQLQAEGYLEARTGHGTWVAEHLPEVFLNTIHGKKVEGIAKAKKNASLSQRGAQVMGHAAASPHQWGAFVPGAPDVTEFPHHVFSRIQARLNREPDIEQLIYSNAGGCLELRSALADYLRVARSVQCDTDQIIITEGIHQAIDLVSRALCDIGDQVWIEDPAYWGMRNTLRINGLDIHPMPVDADGIIPEQNPKKPPKLIFVTPSHQYPLGSHLSLERRKQLLSIAKQNNSWIVEDDYDSEFRFSGQPYPSLQGLESDAPVIYMGTFSKTIYPALRIGYLVVPRSLFSPLRILAAELYRGGHLLEQKALAVFIREGHYEAHIRRMRLLYGKRRAYLVDLIHRYLGLEFVHEYSHDSGLHLVMRLPEQCDDVAIASKALERGIKVRPLSQYYMHSHARAQRGLLMGFACVNERDMVMSFGVLLQCLREAGVPTVN, encoded by the coding sequence TTGCGCAGTTTGTTAGGTGATCATTTATTACAACGTCTCCAGCAAGATACGGAGGGTAAGCTACATCAACGCCTATTCCGTTGCTTGAGAGGTGCGATTACCGAAGGTGTGATTCAGCCCAAAACGCGCTTACCTGCATCTCGTGATTTGGCCAGTGAAGTCAAGGTATCGCGCAATACCGTGCTGTCTGCTTATGAGCAACTGCAAGCCGAAGGTTATTTGGAAGCACGTACGGGTCACGGTACTTGGGTTGCGGAACACTTACCTGAAGTATTTTTAAATACCATTCATGGCAAGAAAGTTGAAGGGATTGCCAAAGCCAAAAAAAATGCATCTTTATCACAACGTGGCGCACAAGTGATGGGACATGCCGCAGCTTCACCCCATCAATGGGGGGCTTTTGTACCCGGTGCACCGGATGTGACTGAATTTCCGCATCATGTTTTTAGTCGGATTCAAGCACGTTTAAACCGTGAACCCGATATTGAACAATTAATTTACAGCAATGCTGGCGGCTGCTTAGAGCTACGTAGCGCACTGGCCGATTACTTACGTGTCGCCCGCTCAGTCCAATGTGATACCGACCAAATTATTATTACCGAAGGCATCCATCAAGCCATTGATCTGGTTTCACGTGCCCTGTGTGATATTGGCGATCAGGTCTGGATTGAAGATCCTGCCTATTGGGGAATGCGTAATACTTTACGTATTAATGGCCTAGACATTCATCCTATGCCCGTAGATGCGGATGGAATTATTCCAGAACAAAATCCGAAAAAGCCACCCAAACTGATTTTTGTGACACCGTCACATCAATACCCATTAGGCTCCCACCTAAGCCTAGAACGACGTAAACAGCTCTTGAGTATTGCCAAGCAAAATAATAGCTGGATTGTGGAAGATGACTATGACAGTGAATTTCGCTTCTCGGGCCAACCCTATCCATCGCTGCAAGGTTTGGAGTCCGATGCTCCTGTGATTTACATGGGGACATTCAGTAAAACCATTTACCCTGCACTACGTATTGGCTACTTGGTGGTACCACGTTCGCTCTTTTCACCGTTACGGATTTTGGCAGCAGAATTGTATCGTGGTGGGCATTTGCTTGAACAAAAAGCCTTAGCGGTGTTTATTCGTGAAGGGCATTATGAAGCACATATTCGACGCATGCGCCTGCTGTATGGTAAGCGTCGTGCTTATCTGGTCGATCTGATTCATCGCTATTTAGGCCTCGAATTTGTCCACGAATACAGTCATGATTCAGGGCTACATTTGGTCATGAGACTGCCTGAACAGTGCGATGATGTTGCGATTGCGTCTAAAGCGTTAGAACGCGGCATTAAAGTTCGTCCATTGTCGCAATATTATATGCACTCGCACGCACGTGCACAGCGTGGACTGCTGATGGGCTTTGCTTGTGTGAATGAGCGCGATATGGTGATGTCCTTTGGTGTGCTATTACAATGTTTACGTGAAGCCGGCGTACCCACCGTGAATTAA
- the gabT gene encoding 4-aminobutyrate--2-oxoglutarate transaminase, translated as MDANHSALNARKQQATPRGVGVMCQWYAEKAENATIWDKDGNEYIDFAGGIAVLNTGHRHPKVIAAVTEQLTKFTHTAYQVTPYESYVSLAERINERAPIAGQAKTAFFTTGAEAVENAVKIARSYTGRHGIITFGNGFHGRSFMTMAMTGKTAPYKRDFGVMPGGVFHARYPVASKGISVDAAIESVENIFSEDVSAHDVAAIVLEPVQGEGGFNVVPAEFLKRLRAICDQHGILLIADEVQTGFARTGKLFAMDHYETKADLITMAKSLGGGFPISGVVGRIDVMDAPNPGGLGGTYAGNPIAVAAAHAVIDAIEEEKLCERANVLGAELVTALKQIQAETTIVNDIRALGSMVAVEVENADIAKAVQTFAMQKGLLLLTCGKNGNVIRFLYPLTIPTEQFRQALDILKQGFDSLALPATVGAQTAEQSA; from the coding sequence ATGGATGCTAATCATTCTGCACTCAATGCGCGTAAACAGCAAGCAACCCCACGCGGCGTAGGCGTGATGTGTCAGTGGTATGCGGAAAAAGCAGAAAATGCCACAATTTGGGATAAAGATGGCAACGAATACATCGACTTTGCAGGTGGTATTGCGGTATTGAATACAGGTCACCGTCATCCAAAAGTGATCGCGGCTGTGACTGAACAGTTAACCAAGTTCACCCATACGGCTTACCAAGTAACACCATACGAAAGCTATGTATCTTTGGCTGAACGTATCAATGAACGCGCACCAATTGCGGGTCAAGCAAAAACTGCATTTTTCACGACAGGTGCTGAAGCGGTTGAAAATGCGGTAAAAATCGCACGTTCTTACACAGGTCGTCACGGGATTATTACCTTTGGTAACGGTTTCCACGGTCGTTCATTCATGACCATGGCAATGACAGGTAAAACTGCACCGTACAAACGTGATTTTGGTGTAATGCCTGGTGGCGTATTCCATGCGCGTTACCCAGTGGCATCTAAAGGTATTTCTGTTGATGCTGCCATTGAAAGCGTTGAAAATATTTTCAGTGAAGATGTATCTGCACATGACGTAGCTGCCATTGTGCTTGAGCCAGTACAAGGGGAAGGCGGTTTTAACGTTGTTCCTGCTGAGTTCTTAAAGCGTTTACGTGCTATTTGCGACCAACACGGTATTTTGTTAATTGCAGACGAAGTTCAAACTGGTTTTGCGCGTACAGGTAAATTGTTCGCAATGGATCATTACGAAACTAAAGCTGACTTGATCACTATGGCGAAAAGCCTTGGCGGTGGTTTCCCAATTTCAGGTGTTGTGGGTCGTATCGACGTGATGGATGCACCAAACCCAGGCGGTTTAGGTGGTACTTACGCAGGTAACCCAATTGCAGTTGCAGCAGCACACGCAGTGATTGATGCGATTGAAGAAGAAAAGCTGTGTGAACGTGCCAATGTTTTAGGTGCAGAATTAGTCACTGCGTTGAAGCAAATTCAAGCTGAAACGACCATCGTGAATGATATTCGTGCATTAGGTTCAATGGTTGCTGTTGAAGTCGAAAATGCGGATATCGCAAAAGCTGTACAAACTTTTGCAATGCAGAAAGGTTTGTTGTTGTTAACTTGTGGTAAAAATGGCAACGTGATTCGTTTCTTATATCCACTGACTATTCCAACAGAACAATTCCGTCAAGCTTTAGACATTTTAAAACAAGGTTTTGATTCTTTAGCATTGCCAGCAACTGTTGGGGCGCAAACTGCGGAGCAATCAGCATGA
- a CDS encoding NAD-dependent succinate-semialdehyde dehydrogenase gives MIQQGLQYLLAHPDIALEAPASSGFIEVQDAATGESLAWVKTYDQAGVEAAITRSEQAQALWKKQTALHRADILWAWYELMLEHKENLAQLLTAEQGKPLLEARGEIAYAASFIRWFAEQARRIDGAILPPTQAHQRLVVIKQAIGVTAAITPWNFPAAMITRKAAPALAAGCSMLVKPAEQTPLSAYALEVLALQAGLPQDLLLNITGDAVEVGQTLCNSDVVRKLSFTGSTPVGRILMQQCAPTIKKLSLELGGNAPVIVFDDANLDQAVQGIMMSKFRNSGQTCVCANRIYVQAGIYDALCERLVAEVAKLKVGDGRVEGSTQGPLIDAKAVAKVQSHIDDAQAKGAKVLIGGQLHALGKTFFEPTVLRDVTQDMRVAKEETFGPLAPLFRFETEAEAIALANDTEFGLASYIFTQSAARQWRVGEALEYGMVGVNTGAISNEVAPFGGVKQSGLGREGSEWGIEEYLEMKYMCIDVTDPSA, from the coding sequence ATGATTCAACAAGGATTGCAATATTTATTGGCACATCCTGATATTGCCCTTGAAGCGCCTGCTTCAAGTGGCTTTATTGAAGTTCAAGATGCAGCGACTGGCGAAAGTCTGGCATGGGTAAAAACCTATGACCAAGCGGGCGTTGAAGCAGCCATTACTCGTTCTGAACAAGCACAAGCACTTTGGAAAAAGCAAACCGCTTTACATCGTGCCGACATCTTGTGGGCATGGTATGAGTTGATGCTCGAGCATAAGGAAAACTTGGCGCAGTTGTTGACTGCGGAACAAGGTAAACCTTTGCTTGAAGCACGTGGTGAAATTGCCTATGCAGCCTCGTTTATTCGTTGGTTTGCAGAACAAGCCCGTCGTATTGATGGTGCGATTCTTCCCCCAACACAAGCGCATCAGCGTTTGGTGGTGATTAAGCAAGCGATTGGTGTGACTGCGGCCATTACGCCGTGGAACTTCCCAGCAGCCATGATTACGCGTAAAGCAGCACCTGCACTTGCAGCGGGTTGTTCAATGTTGGTGAAACCCGCGGAACAAACCCCGTTATCGGCTTATGCATTAGAAGTGTTGGCCTTGCAAGCGGGCTTGCCACAAGACCTTCTGTTGAACATTACCGGTGATGCAGTTGAAGTGGGGCAAACATTGTGTAACAGCGATGTGGTACGCAAACTGAGCTTCACAGGTTCAACCCCAGTGGGTCGTATTTTGATGCAGCAATGTGCACCAACCATCAAAAAACTCTCTTTAGAGTTGGGTGGTAATGCACCTGTGATCGTCTTTGATGATGCGAATCTTGATCAAGCTGTGCAAGGCATCATGATGAGCAAATTCCGTAACAGCGGTCAAACTTGTGTTTGTGCCAACCGTATCTATGTGCAAGCAGGCATTTATGATGCGCTTTGCGAGCGCTTAGTGGCTGAAGTTGCAAAATTAAAAGTGGGTGATGGTCGTGTCGAAGGCTCGACCCAAGGTCCATTAATTGATGCGAAAGCCGTGGCTAAAGTGCAATCACATATTGATGATGCGCAAGCAAAAGGTGCGAAAGTGCTAATCGGTGGTCAATTACATGCCTTGGGTAAAACCTTCTTTGAACCAACGGTTCTGCGTGATGTAACGCAAGACATGCGTGTTGCGAAAGAAGAAACCTTTGGCCCATTGGCACCTTTATTCCGCTTTGAAACTGAAGCTGAAGCGATTGCACTGGCAAATGACACTGAGTTTGGCTTAGCCAGCTATATCTTTACCCAAAGTGCTGCACGTCAATGGCGTGTCGGCGAAGCGTTAGAATATGGCATGGTGGGTGTAAACACAGGTGCGATTTCGAATGAAGTGGCTCCGTTTGGTGGTGTGAAACAGTCAGGCTTAGGCCGTGAAGGTTCAGAGTGGGGCATCGAAGAGTACTTAGAAATGAAGTACATGTGTATCGATGTGACCGACCCTTCAGCATAA